TTGATGGGAATTCCCTTTTCCAGTCATCCGCAGATGGAACGTCTCATTATGCCTGATAACTTTGTGGGTCATCCTCTTCGTAAGGACTATCCATTAGAGGGTCCGGGCCAAGATTATCTCATTGAAGACCTGCTCACCATTCATGTGAGCGAGGATATTACCGGTTAGGCGGTAGGGAATCATTATGGTAATGTACGAAAAAACAGCCGAACACTTTGGCAAAAAATTCAAAGACCTACCCGAAGGCCATCTTCTTGTCAATCTCGGGCCAAGCCATCCTGCCACTCACGGAATTTTACAAAACGTAATTCAAATTGATGGGGAACGTGTAGTCGACACAGAATCTGTCATCGGTTATGTCCATCGTTGTTTTGAAAAATTAGGCGAACGATACGATTACAACCAGTTCTTAGTTTGTACGGATCGTATGAACTATGTATCCACTCCACTCAATAACATCGGTTGGATCCTTACCGTAGAAAAAATGATGCAAATCGAAGTTCCTGATCGAGTGACATACGTTCGTATGATCATTTCCGAACTTTCTAGGATCATGGACCATATCATTTGTAATGGAATTATGGGTGTAGACCTGGGTGCCTTTTCTGGCCTTTTGCATTTATTCCATCATAGAGAAAACATTTATCAAATTCTAGAAAAACTAACAGGCGCTCGGTTGACTACTACGTTTTGCCGAGTGGGTGGAATGGAGAGGGATATTTATCCTGAATTCCAAACAGAGATCAAAACCATCATCAAAGGACTAAAACCAGCCTTGGATGAATTTGAACAACTTCTCGTTCGCAATAAAATTTTTAACGAAAGAACCGCCGGGATCGGTGGACTTTCTGCAGAAAGAGCCATTGCCTACGGATTTTCTGGACCCAACCTTCGGGCAGCAGGAGTTCCTTGGGACGTTCGAAAAGATGATCCTTATATGTTCTATGATAAAGTGGATTTTGATATTCCGGTAGGTGGGGACGGATCAGCCCTCGACCGAACTCTTGTCCGTATGGAAGAGATGCGTCAGTCCATGAGAATCATCGAACAACTGATAGACGGAATTCCAGAAGGTCCATACCACGCTGATGTTCCACACACCTTCCTTCCTCCGAAAGACAAGGTGTATCACAATATGGAAGAACTCATTTACCATTTTAAAATCATTATGCACGGAGTGAAGGTCCCTCCCGGCGAATACTATATGTCGACGGAAGCTGCCAATGGCGAACTCGGATTCTATGTGGTTTCGGAAGGAGAAAAGTCTCCTTGGCGAGTGCATGTAAGACGTCCTTGTTTTTGGTATTACCAAGCGTTTCCTGAACTTGTCAAAGGTGGACTGCTTGCTGATACAATTGCCACTATGTCTTCACTCAATGTCATTGCAGGGGAGTTAGATTGTTAATGGCTTATCAATTTTCACAAGATTCCGAAAAAAGATTCCAAAGGTTGATCCCGCAGTTCCCAAGTAAACGTTCGTTGATTTTACCATGTCTTTTTTTATTACAAGCTGACAAAGGTTTTGTGGATCAGGAAGGAATGTCCTACATTGCAGAACGAATCGGTGCTCCGGTTTCTCTCGCACAAGTGCATGGGGTAGCTACCTTTTACACCATGTACAATAAAAAACCCGTAGGGAAGTTCCATATCCAAATTTGTGGAAATATTTCTTGTTACCTTGCGGGATCCGATTCCATCACAGAACATGTATGTTCTAAATTAGGAATCGATGCCGGAGAAACCACGGCTGACAAAAAATTCACGGTAGATGAAGTGCAGTGTCTTGGTGCTTGTGGGTTTGGGCCAGTCGCTCAAATCAATGATAAATATTACGAAAATCTAACCCCAGAGATCATTGAAAACATTCTCTCTGAATTGGATAAGCAGGTATAAAATGGGACTAAAGAACCTACTCACAACTCATATTGGTGCCGCAGATTCCCATACCTTAAACCATTACAAGTCGGTTGGTGGCTATGAAAGTCAAAAAAAAGCTCTCTCTGAGATGACCGCCGAACAAATCGTAAACGATGTTAAGAATTCAGGGCTTCGAGGCCGTGGTGGTGCTGGTTTTCCTACGGGAAACAAATGGGGATTTATTCCCAAAACAGACAAACCAAAATATTTAATTTGTAATGGGGATGAAGGAGAACCGGGAACATTCAAAGACCGACTCCTCCTGGAAAAACTACCTCATATGCTCATCGAAGGAATGGTCATTGCTGCCAAAGCCATTGATTCCCACCAAGGTTATATTTATATTCGTGGTGAATTCCATAAAGGGATTCGTGTGGTGGAAGAAGCCGTAGAAGAAGCCTATAAAGCCGGTCTTCTTGGTAAAAATATTATGGGTCTTGGGTATGACTTTGATTTGGCGGTGTACTCCGGTGCCGGAGCTTATATCTGCGGAGAAGAATCAGCACTCATTAATTCCCTCGAGGGAAGGAGGGGACACCCACGACTCAAACCCCCATTCCCGGCAGTCTCTGGTCTTTATGCTTGCCCTACAGTTGTAAACAACGTAGAAACTTTTTGTAACGTCCCACATATCATCCGTATGACGGGAGAAGAATACAAAAAAATTGGAACAGAAAAATCTCCGGGAACAAGGTTATTTGCTGTCAGTGGACATGTGAAAAAACCAGGAATTTATGAAGTAGAAATGGGAACTCCCATGAAAGAACTCATTTATGATATTTGTGGTGGAATCAAAAACGATAAAACTCTAAAAGCCGTGATTCCTGGAGGAAGTTCTTCTCCCATTCTCACAGCTGAAGAAGCAATGACTGCCACTATGGATTATGAGTCGATTGCCTCTCTTAAATCGATGTTAGGTTCCGGAGCTGTCATCATTCTCTCTGAGGTTGCTGACCTTGTGGAAACTACTTACCGTTTGGCAGAATTTTATTCTCATGAATCTTGTGGCCAATGTACACCTTGTCGTGAAGGAACCCATTGGGTAAAAGACCTTCTCCATAAAATAAAGAACGGAGAGGGAACAGAAAAAGATGTAGAACTCATTTTTTCTTTGTCCAGAAATATGGAGGGTGGAACCACCATCTGTCCGTTAGCGGATGCATGTGTAATGGCTGTTCGTCCTACCATGACAAAGTTTAAAGGAGAGTTCTCGGCTCGATTGAAAAAGGAAGTGAGCGTCTCTCACTAAAGGTCACCGAAACATTATGGACTGGGCACTACTACTTGCTTGGGGAATTAAAATCCTCTCATTATTTTTTATAATCCTAACCGGTGTAGCTTATTATACACTCGCCGAACGTAAGTTTGCTGGATTCATTCAGGACCGTCCTGGTCCAAACCGGGCTGGCATTTTTGGTCTTTTTCAACCTCTTGCCGATGGAATCAAATTCATCGCCAAAGAAGAAATTTTCCCCAAAAATGTATCCAAGGGAATGTATCTTTTGGCTCCCACAATCTCCATGACTTGTGCCATTATGGCTTGGGCCGTGATTCCTTTTGGGGGAACAATTCCCGCACCAGAATGGTTGGCGACACTCACTGGTGTGACTACAATCGACTTACAAATTGCCAATCCTGATTCTGGGGTTTTGTATCTATTGGCCATTTCCTCTTTGGCCGTGTATGGGATTATGATTGCTGGTTGGTCTAGTAATAATAAATACTCTCTACTTGGTGGCGTTCGTTCCACCGCCCAAATGATTAGTTACGAACTTCCTATGGGACTTTCCATTGTCGTAATTGTCATTATGACTGGATCTTTAAAGTTAACAGACATTAGTGAATCCCAGAAAGATATGTGGAACATTTTGTCTCCACCAGGTTTTGTAGCATTTTTTATTTATGTGACTGCTATGTTTGCTGAAACCAATCGCCTTCCTTTTGATTTAGCAGAAGCCGAATCGGAACTTGTCGTAGGTTTTCATACCGAATATGGTGCCTTTAAATTTGCTCTCTTCTTTTTGGCAGAGTATATGAATATGATTACCATGTCTTGTCTTACCACCTTACTTTTTTTTGGTGGATACAATGTTCCGTTTCAACTAGGTGCGGGTTCTCCTTACCAAGCATTCATTGGACTTGGGTTTTTTATTTTGAAAGTTCTCTTTTTTGCCTTTTTGTTTATTTGGGTTCGTTGGACTCTTCCTCGTTTTCGTTATGACCAACTCATGAAACTTGGTTGGAAAAAGATGATTCCTTGGGGACTTTTTGCGGTTATGTTTGCTGCGATTTACACAGTATATTGGAAAGAAGGATGGATGAAATTATTTATATGAACCTAGAATCTTCTCCTTCCTTTTTATTATTTATTTTTTTTGGAACGGTCACGGTGATTACTTCTCTTAGTGTTGTATTCCAAAAAAATCCAGTAGTATCTGCAGTATCCCTTGTTTTTACCTTTTTTGCCCTTGCAGGGATTTACGGGATTATGGGAGCCCTTTTTATAGCCACCATGCAGGTGTTAGTGTATGCTGGTGCCATTATG
The sequence above is drawn from the Leptospira sp. WS4.C2 genome and encodes:
- a CDS encoding NADH-quinone oxidoreductase subunit D — translated: MVMYEKTAEHFGKKFKDLPEGHLLVNLGPSHPATHGILQNVIQIDGERVVDTESVIGYVHRCFEKLGERYDYNQFLVCTDRMNYVSTPLNNIGWILTVEKMMQIEVPDRVTYVRMIISELSRIMDHIICNGIMGVDLGAFSGLLHLFHHRENIYQILEKLTGARLTTTFCRVGGMERDIYPEFQTEIKTIIKGLKPALDEFEQLLVRNKIFNERTAGIGGLSAERAIAYGFSGPNLRAAGVPWDVRKDDPYMFYDKVDFDIPVGGDGSALDRTLVRMEEMRQSMRIIEQLIDGIPEGPYHADVPHTFLPPKDKVYHNMEELIYHFKIIMHGVKVPPGEYYMSTEAANGELGFYVVSEGEKSPWRVHVRRPCFWYYQAFPELVKGGLLADTIATMSSLNVIAGELDC
- the nuoE gene encoding NAD(P)H-dependent oxidoreductase subunit E; its protein translation is MAYQFSQDSEKRFQRLIPQFPSKRSLILPCLFLLQADKGFVDQEGMSYIAERIGAPVSLAQVHGVATFYTMYNKKPVGKFHIQICGNISCYLAGSDSITEHVCSKLGIDAGETTADKKFTVDEVQCLGACGFGPVAQINDKYYENLTPEIIENILSELDKQV
- the nuoF gene encoding NADH-quinone oxidoreductase subunit NuoF, which encodes MGLKNLLTTHIGAADSHTLNHYKSVGGYESQKKALSEMTAEQIVNDVKNSGLRGRGGAGFPTGNKWGFIPKTDKPKYLICNGDEGEPGTFKDRLLLEKLPHMLIEGMVIAAKAIDSHQGYIYIRGEFHKGIRVVEEAVEEAYKAGLLGKNIMGLGYDFDLAVYSGAGAYICGEESALINSLEGRRGHPRLKPPFPAVSGLYACPTVVNNVETFCNVPHIIRMTGEEYKKIGTEKSPGTRLFAVSGHVKKPGIYEVEMGTPMKELIYDICGGIKNDKTLKAVIPGGSSSPILTAEEAMTATMDYESIASLKSMLGSGAVIILSEVADLVETTYRLAEFYSHESCGQCTPCREGTHWVKDLLHKIKNGEGTEKDVELIFSLSRNMEGGTTICPLADACVMAVRPTMTKFKGEFSARLKKEVSVSH
- the nuoH gene encoding NADH-quinone oxidoreductase subunit NuoH; this encodes MDWALLLAWGIKILSLFFIILTGVAYYTLAERKFAGFIQDRPGPNRAGIFGLFQPLADGIKFIAKEEIFPKNVSKGMYLLAPTISMTCAIMAWAVIPFGGTIPAPEWLATLTGVTTIDLQIANPDSGVLYLLAISSLAVYGIMIAGWSSNNKYSLLGGVRSTAQMISYELPMGLSIVVIVIMTGSLKLTDISESQKDMWNILSPPGFVAFFIYVTAMFAETNRLPFDLAEAESELVVGFHTEYGAFKFALFFLAEYMNMITMSCLTTLLFFGGYNVPFQLGAGSPYQAFIGLGFFILKVLFFAFLFIWVRWTLPRFRYDQLMKLGWKKMIPWGLFAVMFAAIYTVYWKEGWMKLFI